The following coding sequences are from one Arachis hypogaea cultivar Tifrunner chromosome 7, arahy.Tifrunner.gnm2.J5K5, whole genome shotgun sequence window:
- the LOC112701125 gene encoding uncharacterized protein: MEFTSFSWEINSKEDPSIPQDSYFDDCFSIIFRFTKELIQITQSTNFPSTTSTANESFLVPSDILCNFRENTAFLHETFSSVPISPEILDQILPVIGETARTILSHEGCDSNMRSIFVNLYVTTRIVIEDSDFYNDDIGQNIPEPAQFVNLLERSKIDEQDDDVEEQCAICLEEFEHGIEDSRVAIVRTNCSHLFHECCIFRWFRRCADRQSPYSCPLCRCNIFPTSQRDE; this comes from the coding sequence ATGGAGTTCACCTCTTTTTCATGGGAAATCAATTCTAAAGAAGATCCAAGCATACCACAAGACTCCTATTTCGATGATTGTTTTTCCATCATTTTCAGATTCACCAAAGAATTGATCCAAATTACTCAAAGCACAAATTTTCCTTCTACTACAAGTACGGCCAATGAATCGTTCTTGGTTCCTTCTGATATCCTATGTAACTTCAGAGAAAACACTGCATTCTTACATGAAACCTTCTCTTCAGTGCCTATATCCCCGGAGATATTGGATCAAATTTTACCTGTCATTGGCGAAACCGCAAGAACGATTCTAAGCCATGAAGGGTGTGACTCCAATATGCGGAGCATTTTTGTGAACCTTTATGTTACCACGCGCATTGTTATTGAAGATTCTGATTTCTATAATGATGATATCGGTCAAAATATTCCTGAACCAGCTCAGTTCGTGAATCTGTTGGAGAGATCAAAAATTGATGAGcaagatgatgatgttgaagaACAATGTGCTATTTGTTTGGAAGAGTTTGAACATGGTATTGAAGATTCACGTGTAGCGATTGTTCGTACAAATTGCTCGCATCTGTTCCATGAATGTTGTATATTCCGATGGTTTCGGCGTTGTGCCGACCGTCAATCGCCTTATTCTTGCCCATTGTGCCGCTGCAACATATTTCCAACCTCACAGAGAGATGAATAG